The following proteins are co-located in the Chaetodon auriga isolate fChaAug3 chromosome 23, fChaAug3.hap1, whole genome shotgun sequence genome:
- the LOC143316081 gene encoding uncharacterized protein LOC143316081 isoform X2 has translation MPRKPNRHYLLCLLCLKTKDFLSVHLRRVCMKDSTPEAIGAALEKAKKDVHDLLVSGRVFPYVLLRQILDDADPLSRLTEELQRRHMVVTGIPPPLPNANVIARPSTTQTAESEPSDNTSVSSGKCFQFVSTAQWTTKNRKLMAQRGLYQRHSLDYPLLKDFGLYLERELCNENFKQEVENVARYLYYFDPQQPSLQFVRNREKIRQYLCELSRAKLTKQTQINYLKSLKRFLMYHTINTNLRREDQTLHGDCKDFIDYIGSLQKSFSKQVSKEITQKRHGRLTEKEQLTPRDCLAVLRAAKNDFLAVIGKVFEDKDATLELTECSFVVYYLQAVVQEWVVRKKDTLGNAVIGVKEHKTAAQQVAMFALSQEEEFWFDMFYTRVRPQLLNSKKRKRDDAEVKERFFISSTGRPIYNASNDLNRLHRKYKIESVTSQVARRVFETATETLTDADKSLVADYLTHSTATAEKH, from the exons ATGCCCAGGAAGCCCAACAGGCACTATCTCCTTTGCCTGTTGTGCTTGAAGACCAAGGACTTCCTGTCAGTGCATCTGCGCCGAGTCTGCATGAAAGACAGCACGCCAGAAGCCATTGGTGCAGCGTtggagaaggccaagaaggATGTCCATGATCTTCTGGTGTCGGGCAGGGTGTTCCCCTACGTGCTGCTTCGCCAAATTTTGGATGATGCTGATCCACTCAGCAG gctgactgaggagctgcagcgtcgTCACATGGTGGTGACCGGcatccctccaccactccccaATGCCAATGTTATAGCGAGACCAtcaaccacacagacagccgAGAGTGAGCCGTCTGACAACACTTCTGTCAGCAGTGGCAAGTGCTTTCAATT TGTCTCGACTGCGCAGTGGACGACCAAAAACAGGAAGCTCATGGCACAGAGGGGACTTTATCAGAGGCACTCTCTGGACTATCCCTTGCTGAAGGACTTTGGCCTGTACCTGGAGAGGGAGCTTTGCAATGAAAATTTTAAACAGGAG GTTGAAAACGTTGCCCGGTACCTGTACTACTTCGACCCACAGCAGCCATCCCTGCAGTTTGTCAGGAACAGGGAGAAGATCCggcagtacctctgtgagctcTCCAGGGCAAAActcacaaaacagacacagataaatTACCTGAAGAGCTTGAAAAG ATTCTTGATGTACCACACTATCAACACCAACCTGAGGCGAGAGGATCAGACACTCCATGGGGACTGCAAGGACTTTATTGATTACATTGGCTCACTGCAGAAGTCCTTCTCCAAGCAAGTGAGCAAAGAGATCACCCAAAAGAG ACACGGCCGGTTGACTGAAAAAGAGCAGCTGACACCGCGTGACTGCTTGGCTGTGCTGAGGGCTGCCAAGAACGACTTCTTGGCAGTTATAGGGAAGGTCTTCGAGGACAAGGACGCGACCCTGGAGTTGACCGAGTGCAGCTTTGTGGTGTACTATCTCCAGGCAGTG GTACAGGAGTGGgttgtgagaaagaaagacacactgGGCAATGCAGTTATTGGAGTGAAGGAGCAcaagactgcagcacagcaagtGGCCATGTTTGCCCTGTCCCAGGAAGAGGAGTTT TGGTTTGACATGTTCTACACAAGGGTGCGGCCACAACTCCTAAACTCCAAGAAGCGCAAGAGGGATGACGCAGAGGTCAAGGAAagatttttcatctcctccacggGGAGGCCCATCTACAACGCCTCCAATGACCTGAACAGACTGCACCGCAA ATACAAGATTGAATCAGTGACCAGCCAGGTGGCACGGCGAGTGTTTGAGACGGCCACCGAGACTCTGACCGACGCCGACAAGTCTCTAGTGGCCGACTACCTGACACACTCCACCGCGACGGCTGAGAAACATTAA
- the LOC143316081 gene encoding uncharacterized protein LOC143316081 isoform X1 yields the protein MPRKPNRHYLLCLLCLKTKDFLSVHLRRVCMKDSTPEAIGAALEKAKKDVHDLLVSGRVFPYVLLRQILDDADPLSRLTEELQRRHMVVTGIPPPLPNANVIARPSTTQTAESEPSDNTSVSSGKCFQFVSTAQWTTKNRKLMAQRGLYQRHSLDYPLLKDFGLYLERELCNENFKQEVENVARYLYYFDPQQPSLQFVRNREKIRQYLCELSRAKLTKQTQINYLKSLKRFLMYHTINTNLRREDQTLHGDCKDFIDYIGSLQKSFSKQVSKEITQKRHGRLTEKEQLTPRDCLAVLRAAKNDFLAVIGKVFEDKDATLELTECSFVVYYLQAVVILRHLQRPGVVEHMTVQEWVVRKKDTLGNAVIGVKEHKTAAQQVAMFALSQEEEFWFDMFYTRVRPQLLNSKKRKRDDAEVKERFFISSTGRPIYNASNDLNRLHRKYKIESVTSQVARRVFETATETLTDADKSLVADYLTHSTATAEKH from the exons ATGCCCAGGAAGCCCAACAGGCACTATCTCCTTTGCCTGTTGTGCTTGAAGACCAAGGACTTCCTGTCAGTGCATCTGCGCCGAGTCTGCATGAAAGACAGCACGCCAGAAGCCATTGGTGCAGCGTtggagaaggccaagaaggATGTCCATGATCTTCTGGTGTCGGGCAGGGTGTTCCCCTACGTGCTGCTTCGCCAAATTTTGGATGATGCTGATCCACTCAGCAG gctgactgaggagctgcagcgtcgTCACATGGTGGTGACCGGcatccctccaccactccccaATGCCAATGTTATAGCGAGACCAtcaaccacacagacagccgAGAGTGAGCCGTCTGACAACACTTCTGTCAGCAGTGGCAAGTGCTTTCAATT TGTCTCGACTGCGCAGTGGACGACCAAAAACAGGAAGCTCATGGCACAGAGGGGACTTTATCAGAGGCACTCTCTGGACTATCCCTTGCTGAAGGACTTTGGCCTGTACCTGGAGAGGGAGCTTTGCAATGAAAATTTTAAACAGGAG GTTGAAAACGTTGCCCGGTACCTGTACTACTTCGACCCACAGCAGCCATCCCTGCAGTTTGTCAGGAACAGGGAGAAGATCCggcagtacctctgtgagctcTCCAGGGCAAAActcacaaaacagacacagataaatTACCTGAAGAGCTTGAAAAG ATTCTTGATGTACCACACTATCAACACCAACCTGAGGCGAGAGGATCAGACACTCCATGGGGACTGCAAGGACTTTATTGATTACATTGGCTCACTGCAGAAGTCCTTCTCCAAGCAAGTGAGCAAAGAGATCACCCAAAAGAG ACACGGCCGGTTGACTGAAAAAGAGCAGCTGACACCGCGTGACTGCTTGGCTGTGCTGAGGGCTGCCAAGAACGACTTCTTGGCAGTTATAGGGAAGGTCTTCGAGGACAAGGACGCGACCCTGGAGTTGACCGAGTGCAGCTTTGTGGTGTACTATCTCCAGGCAGTGGTGATTTTGAGACACCTCCAGCGCCCGGGCGTGGTGGAGCACATGACT GTACAGGAGTGGgttgtgagaaagaaagacacactgGGCAATGCAGTTATTGGAGTGAAGGAGCAcaagactgcagcacagcaagtGGCCATGTTTGCCCTGTCCCAGGAAGAGGAGTTT TGGTTTGACATGTTCTACACAAGGGTGCGGCCACAACTCCTAAACTCCAAGAAGCGCAAGAGGGATGACGCAGAGGTCAAGGAAagatttttcatctcctccacggGGAGGCCCATCTACAACGCCTCCAATGACCTGAACAGACTGCACCGCAA ATACAAGATTGAATCAGTGACCAGCCAGGTGGCACGGCGAGTGTTTGAGACGGCCACCGAGACTCTGACCGACGCCGACAAGTCTCTAGTGGCCGACTACCTGACACACTCCACCGCGACGGCTGAGAAACATTAA
- the LOC143316073 gene encoding uncharacterized protein LOC143316073, whose amino-acid sequence MNRCEDREEGVRPSKTSLCGDDDGQTEAQRPEQQDPPDSAGPGPGPSCVSFRSDQSMDAFLNFKQQHVSDRQIYGRPASTGPGPGPGAGPEPSCVSLKSEWSMDRFDHFRLNHISDRCIQDPPESAGPGPGPGPGPGPGPGPEPGPGPSYVSFRSDQSKGRLIDFKQQHVSDRQVHQESSEVPSGQSAQQHQTHLDSIFMLLEETIVSFVSNELKKIKTVLSPDDPECLESQGEDEEMLDSEDAEQRRSSREAFLKITQHFLRRMKEEELAERLQSKHLASVCQHKLKSNLTEKFQCVFEGIAKAGNRTLLNQIYTELFITEGGTGLVNEEHEVRQIETASRKPHGPETTIRCEDIFKPPGRDEPIRTVMTKGVAGIGKTVLTQKFTLDWAEDKAHQDIQFMFPFTFRELNVLKEKKFSLVELVHHFFPETKEAGICRFEEFRVLFILDGLDECRLPLDFHNNEILSDVTKSTSVDVLLTNLIRRNLLPSARLWITTRPGAANQIPPECVDMVTEVRGFTDEQKEEYFRRRFRDKEQANRIISHIKTSRSLHIMCHIPVFCWITATVLEDVMKTSEEGDMPKTLTQMYIHFLVVQFKVKNMKYDGGAESDPQWTDGRKMIESLGKLAFEQLQKGNLIFYESDLTECGIDIRAASVYSGVFTQIFKEERGLYQDKVFCFIHLSVQEFLAALHVHLTFIKSRVNLLSEEQATSWWSKVFRDREHELTQLHQSAVDKALQSPNGHLDLFLRFLLGLSLQTNQTLLRGLLTQTGSGSKSNQVTVEYIKKKIEETPSAERSINLFHCLNELNDRSLVDQIQQSLSSGSLSTDKLSPAQWSALVFILLSSEKDLDVFDLKKFSASEEALLRLLPVVKASNKVLLSGCNLSERSCEVLSSVLRSQSSSLKELDLSNNNLQDSGVKLLSAGLESPHCALETLRLSGCNLSERSCEVLSSVLRSQSSSLRELDLSHNNLQDSGVKLLSAGLESPHCALETLRLSGCLITEEGCASLASALRSNPSHLRELDLSYNHPGDSGVKLLSAGLEDPHCRLDTLRAEPAGVRWLRPGLRKYSCELKLDTNTVNRNIKLSDNNRTMTYVKEDQSYPDHPDRFDCWPQLLCGTGLTGRCYWEVESRERVDVSVSYRRIRRKGDRRECLFGWNDQSWSLDCCDVGRYFVCHNNRITSISSSSSSSSVSHRVGVYVDCPAGTLSFYRVSSDSLIHLHTFYTTFTEPLYPGFGFWSGSSVSLCPL is encoded by the exons caggacccaccagagtctgctggacctggacctggacctggacctggacctggacctggacctggacctgaacctggacctggacccagctaCGTGTCCTTCAGGAGTGACCAGTCAAAGGGTCGCCTCATTgactttaaacagcaacatgtctctgacagaca agtccaccaggagagctcagaggttcccagtggtcagtctgcccagcagcatcaaactcacctggactccatatttatg ctgctggaggagaccaTCGTCTCTTTTGTGAGtaacgagctgaagaagatcaagacggttctgagtccagatgacccagaatgcttagagagtcagggggaggatgaggagatgtTAGAcagtgaggatgcagagcagaggaggagcagcagagaggcatttctgaagatcacacagcacttcctgaggagaatgaaggaggaggagctggctgagcgtctgcagagca AACATCTTGCCTCAGTTTGTCAGCataaacttaaatctaacctgacggagaagttccagtgtgtgtttgaggggatcgctaaagcaggaaaccGGACCCttctgaatcagatctacacagagctcttcatcacagagggagggactggactggtcaatgaagaacatgaggtcagacagattgaaacagcatccaggaaaccacacggaccagaaaccacaatcagatgtgaagacatctttaaaccacctggacgagatgaaccaatcagaacagtgatgacaaagggagtggctggcattgggaagacggtcttaacacagaagttcactctggactgggctgaagacaaagcccaccaggacatacagttcatgtttccattcactttcagagagctgaatgtgctgaaagagaaaaagttcagcttggtggaacttgttcatcacttctttcctgaaaccaaagaagcaggaatctgcaggtttgaagagttcagggttttgttcatccttgacggtctggatgagtgtcgacttcctctggacttccacaacaatgagatcctgagtgatgttacaaagtccacctcagtggatgtgctgctgacaaacctcatcaggaggaacctgcttccctctgctcgcctctggataaccacacgacctggagcagccaatcagatccctcctgagtgtgttgacatggtgacagaggtcagagggttcactgatgaacagaaggaggagtacttcaggagGAGGTTCAGAGAtaaggagcaggccaacagaatcatctcccacatcaagacatcacgaagcctccacatcatgtgtcacatcccggtcttctgctggatcactgctacagttctggaggatgtgatgaagaccagcgAGGAAGGAGACatgcccaagaccctgactcagatgtacatccatttcctggtggttcagttcaaagtgaagaacatgaagtatgatggaggagctgagtcagatcctcagtggactgatggcaggaagatgattgagtctctgggaaaactggcttttgagcagctgcagaaaggaaacctgatcttctacgaatcagacctgacagagtgtggcatcgatatcagagcagcctcagtgtactcaggagtgttcacacagatcttcaaagaggagagaggactgtaccaggacaaggttttctgcttcatccatctgagtgttcaggagtttctggctgctcttcatgtccatctgaccttcatcaaatctcgagtcaatctgctgtcagaagaacaagcAACCTCCTGGTGGTCTAAAGTCTTTCGAGACAGAGAACATGAACTAACACAGCTAcaccagagtgctgtggacaaggccttacagagtccaaatggacacctggacttgttcctccgattcctcctgggtctgtcactgcagaccaatcagactctcctacgaggcctgctgacacagacaggaagtggctcaaagTCCAATCAGGTAACAGTTGAGTACATCAaaaagaagattgaagagacaccttctgcagagcgaagcatcaatctgttccactgtctgaatgaactgaatgatcgttctctggtggatcagatccaacagtctctgagttcaggaagtctctccacagataaactgtctcctgctcagtggtcagctctggtcttcatcttactgtcatcagaaaaagatctggacgtgtttgacctgaagaaattctctgcttcagaggaagctcttctgaggctgctgccagtggtcaaagcctccaacaaagtTCT actgagtggctgtaacctctcagagagaagctgtgaagttctgtcctcagtcctcagatcacagtCCTCCAGTTTGaaagagctggacctgagtaacaacaacctgcaggattcaggagtgaagctgctgtctgctggactggagagtccacactgtgcactggaaactctcag actgagtggctgtaacctctcagagagaagctgtgaagtcctgtcctcagtcctcagatcccagtcctccagtctgagagagttggacctgagtcacaacaacctgcaggattcaggagtgaagctgctgtctgctggactggagagtccacactgtgcactggaaactctcag gctgtcaggctgtctgatcacagaggaaggctgtgcttctctggcctcagctctgagatccaacccctcccatctgagagagctggacctgagctacaatcatccgggagactcaggagtgaagctgctgtctgctggactggaggatcctcactgcagactggacactctcag ggcggagcctgctggagtccgatggttgagaccaggtctgaggaagt attcctgtgaactcaaactggacacaaacacagtgaacagaaacatcaaactgtctgacaacaacaggacgatgacgtatgtgaaggaggatcagtcatatcctgatcatccagacaggtttgactgctggcctcagctgctgtgtggaactggtctgactggtcgctgttactgggaggttgAGTCGAGAGAAAGAGttgatgtatcagtgagttacagaagaatcagaaggaaaggagacaggagagagtgtttgtttggatggaatgatcagtcctggagtctgGACTGCTGTGATGTTGGTCGTTACTTTGTCTGtcacaataacagaataacatccatctcctcctcctcctcctcctcctctgtctctcacagagtaggagtgtatgtggactgtcctgctggcactctgtccttctacagagtctcctctgactcactgatccacctccacaccttctacaccacattcactgaacctctttatcctggctttgggttctggtctggttcctcagtgtctctgtgtcctctgtag
- the LOC143316081 gene encoding uncharacterized protein LOC143316081 isoform X3, with product MAQRGLYQRHSLDYPLLKDFGLYLERELCNENFKQEVENVARYLYYFDPQQPSLQFVRNREKIRQYLCELSRAKLTKQTQINYLKSLKRFLMYHTINTNLRREDQTLHGDCKDFIDYIGSLQKSFSKQVSKEITQKRHGRLTEKEQLTPRDCLAVLRAAKNDFLAVIGKVFEDKDATLELTECSFVVYYLQAVVILRHLQRPGVVEHMTVQEWVVRKKDTLGNAVIGVKEHKTAAQQVAMFALSQEEEFWFDMFYTRVRPQLLNSKKRKRDDAEVKERFFISSTGRPIYNASNDLNRLHRKYKIESVTSQVARRVFETATETLTDADKSLVADYLTHSTATAEKH from the exons ATGGCACAGAGGGGACTTTATCAGAGGCACTCTCTGGACTATCCCTTGCTGAAGGACTTTGGCCTGTACCTGGAGAGGGAGCTTTGCAATGAAAATTTTAAACAGGAG GTTGAAAACGTTGCCCGGTACCTGTACTACTTCGACCCACAGCAGCCATCCCTGCAGTTTGTCAGGAACAGGGAGAAGATCCggcagtacctctgtgagctcTCCAGGGCAAAActcacaaaacagacacagataaatTACCTGAAGAGCTTGAAAAG ATTCTTGATGTACCACACTATCAACACCAACCTGAGGCGAGAGGATCAGACACTCCATGGGGACTGCAAGGACTTTATTGATTACATTGGCTCACTGCAGAAGTCCTTCTCCAAGCAAGTGAGCAAAGAGATCACCCAAAAGAG ACACGGCCGGTTGACTGAAAAAGAGCAGCTGACACCGCGTGACTGCTTGGCTGTGCTGAGGGCTGCCAAGAACGACTTCTTGGCAGTTATAGGGAAGGTCTTCGAGGACAAGGACGCGACCCTGGAGTTGACCGAGTGCAGCTTTGTGGTGTACTATCTCCAGGCAGTGGTGATTTTGAGACACCTCCAGCGCCCGGGCGTGGTGGAGCACATGACT GTACAGGAGTGGgttgtgagaaagaaagacacactgGGCAATGCAGTTATTGGAGTGAAGGAGCAcaagactgcagcacagcaagtGGCCATGTTTGCCCTGTCCCAGGAAGAGGAGTTT TGGTTTGACATGTTCTACACAAGGGTGCGGCCACAACTCCTAAACTCCAAGAAGCGCAAGAGGGATGACGCAGAGGTCAAGGAAagatttttcatctcctccacggGGAGGCCCATCTACAACGCCTCCAATGACCTGAACAGACTGCACCGCAA ATACAAGATTGAATCAGTGACCAGCCAGGTGGCACGGCGAGTGTTTGAGACGGCCACCGAGACTCTGACCGACGCCGACAAGTCTCTAGTGGCCGACTACCTGACACACTCCACCGCGACGGCTGAGAAACATTAA